A section of the Streptomyces xinghaiensis S187 genome encodes:
- a CDS encoding ABC transporter permease, translating to MTTGATPGPAVPPPSPAPSTASPAAPGPGTQGPPPGKEPSPPPGARGGPGRRAVPAAFADLRNLSLLGVLAALVVVGAITRPEQFLSGDNLQLVLTQASVIGVVTVGVTLVIIGGGIDLSVGAIVALASVWATTLATQEYGLGGMLLCAVLVGLGCGLVNGALIAYGGMVPFIATLAMLASARGLALQISDGRTQVVTVDPVLELGLPDAYVLGIPPLVLVFAAVTVVGWLVLNRTTFGRRTVAVGGNAEAARLAGIDVRRQRLMLYLLSGLCCGIAAFLLIVLTGSGQNTNGNLYELDAIAAAIIGGTLLSGGRGTITGSVLGVLVFTTITNLFALNNLQSDVQQIAKGAIIVAAVLVQHRTARSGSS from the coding sequence ATGACCACGGGTGCCACCCCCGGGCCCGCCGTGCCCCCGCCGTCCCCGGCGCCGTCCACCGCCTCCCCGGCGGCTCCCGGCCCGGGAACGCAGGGGCCGCCGCCCGGCAAGGAGCCGTCCCCGCCGCCCGGAGCGCGCGGGGGGCCCGGGCGCCGGGCCGTGCCGGCCGCCTTCGCCGATCTGCGCAACCTCTCCCTGCTGGGGGTGCTGGCGGCGCTGGTGGTCGTCGGCGCGATCACCCGGCCCGAACAGTTCCTCTCCGGGGACAACCTCCAGCTCGTCCTCACCCAGGCGTCGGTGATCGGGGTCGTGACCGTCGGCGTCACCCTCGTCATCATCGGCGGCGGCATCGACCTGTCCGTCGGGGCGATCGTCGCGCTCGCCTCGGTATGGGCGACGACCCTCGCCACCCAGGAGTACGGGCTGGGCGGCATGCTGCTCTGCGCGGTCCTGGTGGGCCTGGGCTGCGGCCTGGTCAACGGGGCGCTCATCGCCTACGGCGGCATGGTGCCGTTCATCGCCACCCTGGCGATGCTCGCCTCCGCCCGCGGGCTGGCGCTCCAGATCAGCGACGGCAGGACGCAGGTCGTCACCGTCGACCCGGTGCTCGAACTCGGCCTGCCCGACGCCTATGTACTGGGCATACCGCCGCTCGTGCTGGTGTTCGCCGCCGTCACCGTCGTCGGCTGGCTGGTGCTCAACCGCACCACCTTCGGCCGCCGCACCGTGGCCGTCGGCGGCAACGCGGAGGCCGCCCGCCTGGCCGGCATCGACGTGCGGCGCCAGCGGCTGATGCTCTATCTGCTCTCCGGGCTGTGCTGCGGCATCGCCGCGTTCCTGCTGATCGTCCTCACCGGATCCGGCCAGAACACCAACGGCAATCTCTACGAACTCGACGCCATCGCCGCCGCGATCATCGGCGGCACCCTGCTCAGCGGCGGCCGGGGCACCATCACCGGCTCGGTGCTCGGCGTCCTCGTCTTCACCACGATCACCAATCTGTTCGCCCTCAACAACCTGCAGAGCGACGTCCAGCAGATCGCGAAGGGCGCGATCATCGTCGCCGCCGTCCTGGTCCAGCACCGCACGGCGCGCAGCGGGAGCTCGTAG
- a CDS encoding sugar ABC transporter ATP-binding protein — translation MTGITKSFPGVRALDGVDLDVLPGEVHCLLGQNGAGKSTLIKVLSGAHRPDAGEIRWRGGHVHLTSPTAAMNLGIATIYQELDLVDGLSVTENVHLGHEPATAGFVRSRAARSATAALLGRLGHPEIGPDTLVRDLSAAGRQIVSMARALSHDVRLIVMDEPSAVLDPDEVDNLFRIVGDLTAAGVAVVYISHRLEEIRRIGDRVTVLKDGRAAARGLPARTTPTREVVALMTGRDVEYVFPERPAPAEPAGPAVPAPVLKVEGLARRGEFEPVDLELRPGEIVGLAGLVGSGRSEILETVFGARRPGAGRVLVDGRPLPPGSVSAAVRAGIGLAPEERKAQGLLMLESVVRNVSVSSLARFSRGGWLDRARERAAAHRSTRELSLRPDDPSVPVRTLSGGNQQKVVLARWLLRGCKVLLLDEPTRGVDVGARAELYALIRRLADDGVAVLLVSSEVPEVLGLADRVLVLREGRVVHTAPARELDEHRVLDLVMEGSPSR, via the coding sequence ATGACCGGCATCACCAAGTCCTTCCCCGGCGTACGGGCCCTCGACGGGGTCGATCTCGACGTCCTGCCGGGCGAGGTGCACTGCCTCCTCGGCCAGAACGGGGCCGGGAAGTCCACCCTCATCAAGGTGCTCTCCGGCGCCCACCGCCCCGACGCGGGGGAGATCCGCTGGCGCGGCGGACACGTCCACCTCACCTCGCCCACGGCCGCCATGAACCTCGGCATCGCCACGATCTACCAGGAACTCGACCTGGTCGACGGCCTGTCGGTCACCGAGAACGTCCATCTCGGCCATGAGCCGGCCACTGCCGGCTTCGTCCGCTCCCGCGCCGCCCGCTCGGCCACCGCCGCCCTGCTGGGCCGGCTCGGCCACCCCGAGATCGGCCCGGACACCCTGGTGCGCGATCTGTCCGCGGCCGGCCGGCAGATCGTCTCCATGGCCCGCGCCCTCTCGCACGACGTGCGGCTGATCGTGATGGACGAGCCCTCGGCCGTCCTCGACCCGGACGAGGTGGACAACCTCTTCCGCATCGTCGGCGATCTCACCGCCGCCGGGGTCGCCGTCGTCTACATCTCCCACCGGCTGGAGGAGATCCGCCGCATCGGCGACCGGGTCACCGTCCTCAAGGACGGCCGCGCCGCCGCCCGCGGCCTGCCGGCGCGCACCACCCCCACCCGGGAGGTCGTGGCGCTGATGACCGGACGCGACGTCGAGTACGTGTTCCCGGAGCGGCCCGCGCCGGCGGAGCCCGCCGGGCCGGCCGTCCCGGCGCCCGTCCTGAAGGTCGAAGGGCTCGCACGGAGGGGCGAGTTCGAGCCGGTGGACCTGGAGCTGCGCCCCGGCGAGATCGTCGGCCTGGCCGGACTCGTGGGCTCCGGGCGCTCCGAGATCCTGGAGACGGTCTTCGGCGCGCGGCGGCCCGGCGCGGGCCGGGTGCTGGTCGACGGCCGCCCGCTCCCGCCGGGCAGCGTCAGCGCCGCCGTACGGGCCGGGATCGGCCTGGCCCCGGAGGAGCGCAAGGCGCAGGGGCTGCTGATGCTGGAGTCCGTCGTCCGCAACGTCTCGGTCTCCTCCCTCGCCCGCTTCTCGCGCGGCGGCTGGCTCGACCGGGCCCGTGAGCGGGCCGCCGCGCACCGCTCCACCCGCGAGCTGTCGCTGCGCCCCGACGACCCGTCCGTCCCCGTCCGCACCCTCTCCGGCGGCAACCAGCAGAAGGTGGTCCTCGCCCGCTGGCTGCTGCGCGGCTGCAAGGTGCTGCTGCTGGACGAGCCGACGCGGGGCGTGGACGTCGGCGCGCGGGCCGAGCTGTACGCCCTGATCCGGCGGCTCGCCGACGACGGCGTGGCCGTCCTCCTGGTCTCCAGCGAGGTGCCCGAAGTGCTGGGCCTCGCCGACCGGGTGCTCGTCCTCCGGGAGGGCCGCGTCGTCCACACGGCGCCCGCCCGGGAGCTGGACGAGCACCGTGTCCTCGACCTCGTCATGGAAGGGAGCCCGTCGCGATGA
- a CDS encoding ROK family transcriptional regulator: MTARPANAHQARLLRLLRDDGPHSRAQLGDRVDLSRSKLAVEVDRLLETGLIVADGLAASRGGRRSHNIRLAPALRFLGVDIGATSVDVAVTNAELEILGHLNQPLDVRDGPVAVFEQVLAMTGKLRATGVAPDGFDGAGVGVPGPVRFPEGVPVAPPIMPGWDGFPVREVLSQELGCPVMVDNDVNLMAMGEQHAGVANSVQDFLCVKIGTGIGCGIVAGGEVHRGTTGSAGDIGHIRVEPDGRPCACGNRGCLEAYFSGSALARDAEAVARDGSSAELAARLETAGRLTGADVAAAAAAGDGAALDLIREGGERTGQVIAGLVSFFNPGLVVIGGGVTGLGHTLLAAIRTQVYRQSLPLATGNLPIVLGELGAVAGVIGAARLISDHLFSPA; encoded by the coding sequence ATGACAGCACGACCCGCGAACGCGCACCAGGCGCGGCTGCTCCGGCTGCTGCGCGACGACGGCCCCCACTCCCGCGCCCAGCTCGGCGACCGGGTGGACCTGTCCCGGTCCAAGCTCGCCGTCGAGGTCGACCGGCTGCTGGAGACCGGGCTGATCGTCGCCGACGGGCTGGCCGCCTCGCGCGGCGGGCGCCGCTCGCACAACATCCGGCTCGCGCCCGCGCTCCGCTTCCTCGGGGTGGACATCGGCGCCACCTCGGTCGATGTGGCCGTCACCAACGCCGAGCTGGAAATTCTCGGCCACCTCAACCAGCCGCTGGACGTGCGCGACGGACCGGTGGCCGTCTTCGAACAGGTCCTCGCCATGACCGGCAAGCTGCGGGCCACCGGCGTCGCGCCGGACGGCTTCGACGGCGCGGGCGTCGGCGTCCCCGGACCGGTCCGCTTCCCCGAGGGCGTCCCCGTAGCACCGCCGATCATGCCGGGCTGGGACGGCTTCCCCGTCCGCGAGGTGCTGAGCCAGGAGCTCGGCTGCCCCGTCATGGTCGACAACGACGTGAACCTGATGGCCATGGGGGAGCAGCACGCCGGGGTCGCCAACTCCGTCCAGGACTTCCTCTGCGTCAAGATCGGCACCGGCATCGGCTGCGGCATCGTCGCCGGGGGAGAGGTCCACCGGGGGACGACCGGCAGCGCGGGCGACATCGGCCACATCCGGGTCGAACCCGACGGCCGTCCCTGCGCGTGCGGCAACCGGGGCTGTCTGGAGGCGTACTTCAGCGGCTCCGCGCTCGCACGGGACGCCGAGGCCGTCGCCCGCGACGGCAGTTCCGCCGAGCTCGCCGCCCGGCTGGAGACGGCGGGCCGGCTCACCGGCGCCGACGTCGCCGCCGCGGCGGCCGCGGGTGACGGGGCCGCGCTCGACCTGATCCGCGAGGGCGGCGAGCGCACCGGCCAGGTCATCGCCGGGCTCGTCAGCTTCTTCAACCCGGGCCTGGTGGTCATCGGCGGCGGGGTGACCGGCCTCGGCCACACCCTGCTCGCCGCCATCCGCACCCAGGTCTACCGCCAGTCCCTGCCCCTGGCGACCGGGAACCTCCCGATCGTCCTGGGCGAACTCGGTGCCGTCGCCGGTGTGATCGGCGCGGCCCGCCTGATCAGCGACCACTTGTTCTCACCCGCCTGA